The Spirosoma oryzicola genome contains a region encoding:
- a CDS encoding RNA polymerase sigma factor — MYTGPFSKEQEADFVQCLQRGSTEAFEQLFNGYKRPVFFFIQKFLKSDAEAEEILHDVFLTVWQQRQQLDPSIGIGGYLHTLARNQVLNQIKQRATAQKLNQEWGRRTDAHSHTVEDQYITVEYEQMAHNVIAQLPPRRQEVFQLCTVEGKSYDEVGRQLGISRDAVKDHMVHARRFLNHFLRRYADLTLLGLPVGAALLKFFLTELP, encoded by the coding sequence GTGTATACAGGACCATTTAGCAAAGAGCAGGAAGCGGACTTCGTACAATGTCTTCAGCGAGGCAGCACGGAGGCTTTTGAGCAATTGTTCAATGGCTACAAACGCCCTGTTTTTTTCTTTATCCAGAAGTTTCTTAAGTCCGACGCAGAGGCCGAGGAGATCCTGCACGACGTATTTTTAACGGTCTGGCAACAGCGGCAACAACTCGACCCGTCTATTGGTATTGGTGGTTATCTGCATACGCTGGCCCGCAATCAGGTCCTTAATCAGATCAAGCAACGGGCTACTGCTCAAAAGCTGAACCAGGAATGGGGTCGGCGTACGGATGCGCACAGCCACACGGTCGAAGATCAGTACATCACCGTCGAATACGAACAGATGGCGCACAATGTCATTGCCCAGCTCCCACCCCGTCGGCAGGAAGTTTTTCAGCTGTGTACAGTGGAAGGTAAAAGCTACGATGAGGTGGGTCGGCAGCTTGGTATTTCCCGCGATGCAGTGAAAGACCATATGGTTCACGCACGCCGGTTTCTGAATCATTTTCTCCGTCGGTACGCTGATTTAACGCTGCTGGGATTACCCGTCGGCGCAGCGCTGCTAAAATTTTTTCTAACCGAACTACCCTAA
- a CDS encoding CHAD domain-containing protein: protein MAYAFEQEQSIVQNVNRVLEEEITKALDLLEKPDQVTPETIHTIRKRIKKIRALLRLVRRELKEKDFKRQNSFYRSIGHQLSPLRDATVMIKTLEKLRQAQPAIMSTRVFNGFRSTLVKQQDRTTGDFFEDSIQITQVTNAFRQASQRVEGFPKHRNGFRIIAPNLEEIYRKARKALQLAVRQPSIDHLHELRKEVKTLWYHTRLLQPIWPSLFKAYEHEFDRLGELLGDDHDFGVLAQLIESDPLLLPGKPKKEAVLKGIQEQRYQLQEQIYSLANRLLTEKPSAFVRRFKLHWKLWHKEASQKIGK from the coding sequence ATGGCCTACGCCTTTGAACAAGAGCAATCGATCGTTCAGAACGTCAATCGCGTTCTTGAGGAAGAAATAACGAAAGCGCTGGACCTCTTGGAAAAGCCAGACCAAGTCACTCCGGAGACGATTCATACGATTCGAAAACGAATAAAAAAGATCAGAGCGCTTCTTCGGTTAGTTCGGCGTGAATTGAAAGAAAAAGACTTTAAGCGGCAGAACAGCTTCTACCGATCGATCGGTCATCAGTTATCTCCGTTAAGGGATGCCACGGTTATGATTAAAACCTTAGAAAAACTCCGCCAGGCTCAGCCAGCGATTATGTCAACTCGGGTATTTAATGGCTTTCGTAGCACTTTGGTCAAGCAACAGGACCGGACAACCGGCGATTTTTTTGAAGATTCGATTCAGATTACACAAGTGACCAACGCCTTTCGGCAGGCTTCTCAGCGGGTGGAGGGCTTTCCTAAACACCGTAACGGTTTTCGGATAATAGCCCCTAACCTTGAAGAAATTTACCGCAAAGCCCGTAAAGCGTTGCAACTAGCTGTTCGCCAGCCGAGTATTGACCATTTGCATGAATTACGAAAAGAAGTAAAAACGCTCTGGTATCACACCCGGCTGCTCCAGCCGATCTGGCCAAGTCTTTTCAAGGCGTATGAGCACGAGTTTGATCGTCTGGGAGAATTGCTAGGCGATGACCATGACTTTGGAGTATTAGCGCAGTTGATAGAATCAGACCCGCTTTTGTTACCCGGTAAACCGAAGAAGGAAGCCGTACTAAAAGGGATTCAGGAGCAACGGTATCAGTTGCAGGAGCAGATCTACTCCTTGGCCAACCGACTCCTGACCGAAAAGCCGAGTGCGTTTGTGCGAAGGTTCAAGTTGCACTGGAAGCTATGGCATAAGGAAGCCAGTCAGAAAATTGGTAAGTAG
- a CDS encoding TonB-dependent receptor, whose protein sequence is MKKLYLSPRQVGQHLLLAGFLAAQWPCASQAGPTKPDQVVTVQLTNVTLRQAIQQLEVQTGKTFVYGPSLPLNQLVTVRAGKQKLGDVLTDLLRPYGISYELVNDHIVLRKAPVSSTPSSAKSQITITGTVADQQSGEVLPGASIVVKGQNVGSVTNAEGKFSISVPDENAILIVSYIGYESLEVKVGGRSQVSITLTQSAKQLNEMVVVGYGSQQKRDVLGAIATVPTKEIGSRNYNTAAEVLQGTLPGVTVVNEGGDPTANPTIKIRGIGSLNDESPLLVVDGVIYPGTLSSINPNDIQSISVLKDASAAIYGARASAGVILVTTKKGSSGQMRVNVNYQQGIQQVAKTLKPLDAAGFADAMNTATDNAGLPRIAAFDPAKNPTARTTKTDWMNEIFQTGKIYNVDASVSGGTEKSTFFLSGGYRKNEGILLNTYSDRYTIRLNSSHQLSKRVKIGENLAYNVNNGQSGNTNSAYTGAILTSIFYPPNATIYREDGSGKFGGVPSDFAGSYGDLINPVAYLKRLDNRNPVSNLFVNPYLEWQIIDGLTFRSNWGITQIKNSKKQFNVRITEPGKIFDFNELYQSDYASNDLLNEQTLMYKRAFGKHNFDALLGYTFQKTKIESFGVRGTGFDNEDPSQRYLTNAKQVFYDANNTYVVERGLESYVGRLNYSYNDKYLLSAIVRRDGTSKLLSANRWEWYPSLSAGWQIGDEAFLKNVSWLTNLKLRASWGRIGNLAGLGDYAYSVPLSQTMALLGSDPTINFGFAERALSNSNLRWETSTQTNIGLDFGLLRNQFVGTIDVFSKKNNNMLFQEQLPGVAGAPSGRTINAGSTENRGIELGLTYQRNFGGVKFDVTANVSFLKNEVTALPAGQTLQPTGSTVRSLPNSNFHMVGQPFGAFYGYQTNGLFQSDEEASAYVNASGTRYQTNAKAGDFRFVDTNGDGKIDDNDRVVLGSILPTKTFSLNSNVGYKGFDLNVFFQGSAGNKVFNSVKNLALNPGAYPGYNMLAEITNAWSPTNTGGTIPRLRAGSDPNNNFGRISDFYLEDGSYLRLKSLTIGYTLPRTFTKVVGARIYLTGQNLFTVTKYSGMDPEVGISSFGLDVAKYPLARVYMIGANISF, encoded by the coding sequence ATGAAAAAACTGTATCTATCCCCCCGCCAGGTTGGGCAGCATCTGCTGTTGGCTGGCTTTCTGGCGGCCCAGTGGCCCTGCGCGTCGCAGGCTGGCCCTACTAAACCCGATCAGGTCGTTACGGTACAACTCACCAACGTAACCCTTCGGCAGGCCATCCAGCAGCTTGAAGTCCAAACGGGTAAAACGTTTGTCTACGGCCCGTCGCTCCCACTAAATCAGCTCGTTACGGTTCGGGCAGGCAAACAGAAATTAGGTGATGTCTTGACGGATCTGCTACGTCCCTACGGCATCAGCTATGAACTGGTGAACGACCACATCGTGCTGCGTAAAGCACCCGTATCGTCAACCCCTTCATCAGCGAAAAGTCAGATCACCATTACAGGAACCGTTGCCGATCAACAGTCGGGCGAGGTGTTGCCCGGTGCGAGTATCGTCGTAAAAGGTCAGAACGTAGGCAGCGTAACGAACGCCGAAGGCAAGTTTTCGATCAGCGTACCCGACGAAAATGCGATCCTGATTGTCTCGTACATCGGCTACGAATCCCTTGAGGTAAAAGTAGGGGGTCGTTCGCAAGTATCGATCACGCTGACCCAATCAGCCAAACAACTTAACGAGATGGTGGTGGTTGGCTACGGCTCCCAGCAAAAACGCGACGTATTGGGTGCGATAGCTACCGTACCAACCAAAGAAATCGGTAGCCGTAACTACAACACAGCCGCCGAAGTATTGCAGGGAACGCTACCCGGCGTTACGGTCGTCAATGAAGGCGGTGATCCTACTGCCAACCCAACCATCAAAATTCGCGGTATAGGCTCGCTCAACGACGAAAGCCCGTTGCTCGTTGTCGATGGCGTCATTTATCCGGGTACGTTGAGTTCCATCAACCCGAACGACATTCAGTCGATCAGCGTACTGAAAGATGCGTCGGCGGCCATTTACGGGGCCAGAGCATCGGCGGGGGTAATCCTGGTCACCACAAAAAAGGGTTCGAGCGGGCAAATGCGCGTCAATGTCAACTATCAGCAGGGGATTCAGCAGGTGGCTAAAACCCTGAAACCACTCGACGCGGCTGGCTTTGCCGACGCCATGAACACGGCGACTGACAACGCCGGTCTACCCCGGATCGCGGCTTTTGATCCGGCTAAAAACCCCACCGCCCGCACCACAAAAACGGACTGGATGAACGAGATTTTCCAGACGGGAAAGATCTATAACGTTGATGCGTCGGTCAGTGGTGGCACCGAGAAATCGACGTTTTTCCTATCGGGCGGGTATCGCAAAAACGAAGGGATTCTGCTGAATACGTATTCGGATCGCTACACCATCCGGCTAAACTCGTCGCACCAGCTTTCCAAGCGGGTCAAAATCGGCGAAAATCTGGCGTACAACGTCAATAATGGACAATCGGGTAATACGAACAGCGCGTATACGGGGGCGATTCTGACTTCGATTTTCTATCCGCCTAACGCAACGATCTACCGGGAAGACGGTTCGGGTAAATTTGGCGGTGTACCGTCTGATTTTGCCGGTTCGTACGGCGACCTGATCAACCCCGTTGCGTATCTGAAACGACTCGACAACCGCAATCCGGTCAGCAACCTGTTTGTCAATCCCTATCTGGAATGGCAAATCATCGACGGGCTGACCTTCCGCAGCAACTGGGGCATCACGCAGATCAAGAATAGCAAAAAGCAGTTCAACGTCCGCATTACCGAGCCCGGCAAAATCTTTGATTTCAACGAACTGTATCAAAGTGACTATGCCTCGAATGACCTGCTCAATGAACAGACGCTGATGTACAAGCGCGCGTTTGGCAAGCACAATTTCGACGCCCTGCTCGGTTATACATTCCAGAAAACCAAGATTGAATCGTTTGGCGTACGGGGCACGGGTTTCGATAACGAAGATCCTTCGCAGCGCTACCTGACCAACGCCAAGCAGGTTTTCTACGATGCCAATAATACCTACGTCGTGGAGCGCGGTCTGGAATCGTACGTTGGCCGGCTTAACTACAGCTATAACGACAAATACCTGCTGTCGGCGATTGTTCGGCGCGATGGTACATCGAAGCTTTTGAGTGCCAACCGCTGGGAGTGGTATCCGTCTTTATCGGCAGGCTGGCAAATTGGCGACGAAGCTTTCCTGAAAAATGTGAGCTGGCTGACCAACCTGAAACTGCGGGCTAGCTGGGGACGCATCGGTAACCTGGCCGGGCTGGGCGATTACGCGTATTCGGTTCCGCTTAGCCAGACAATGGCTCTGCTAGGTTCCGACCCGACCATCAATTTTGGGTTTGCCGAACGGGCGCTGTCGAACTCGAACCTGCGCTGGGAAACGTCTACTCAAACCAACATCGGTCTTGATTTTGGCTTGCTGCGGAATCAGTTCGTCGGTACCATCGATGTCTTCTCGAAGAAAAACAACAACATGCTGTTCCAGGAACAGTTGCCGGGCGTAGCGGGTGCCCCTAGTGGCCGGACCATCAACGCGGGCTCAACCGAAAACCGGGGTATCGAACTGGGCCTGACCTACCAGCGGAATTTTGGCGGGGTGAAGTTCGACGTAACGGCTAACGTATCGTTCCTTAAAAACGAAGTAACGGCTCTGCCGGCTGGTCAGACGCTTCAACCGACTGGCTCGACCGTACGCAGCCTGCCGAACTCCAACTTCCACATGGTTGGCCAACCGTTTGGCGCTTTTTATGGCTACCAGACCAACGGCCTGTTCCAGAGCGACGAAGAAGCCAGCGCGTACGTCAATGCCAGCGGCACCCGTTACCAGACGAATGCGAAAGCCGGTGATTTCCGGTTTGTTGATACCAACGGCGATGGCAAAATTGATGACAACGACCGGGTGGTACTGGGCAGCATTCTTCCCACCAAAACGTTTAGTCTGAACAGCAATGTGGGTTACAAAGGCTTTGATCTGAACGTGTTCTTCCAGGGATCGGCGGGTAACAAAGTTTTCAATTCCGTGAAAAATCTGGCGCTGAATCCGGGGGCTTATCCAGGGTACAACATGCTTGCCGAGATAACCAACGCCTGGAGTCCGACCAATACCGGCGGCACGATTCCACGGCTACGGGCGGGTTCTGACCCGAACAACAACTTTGGTCGAATTTCAGATTTCTACTTGGAGGACGGCAGCTACCTGCGCCTTAAAAGCCTGACCATCGGTTACACCCTTCCGCGTACGTTCACCAAAGTGGTTGGCGCCCGGATTTACCTGACCGGTCAGAATCTATTCACAGTCACCAAGTACTCGGGTATGGACCCCGAAGTGGGTATCAGCAGCTTTGGCCTCGATGTAGCGAAGTATCCGCTGGCCCGCGTGTACATGATTGGTGCAAACATTTCTTTCTAA
- a CDS encoding RagB/SusD family nutrient uptake outer membrane protein, producing MKKINRLFLLALCGLTFGCNNQLDLEPQGAPTTGNFWKTESDAVAGVNSIYELYSDDDMYGRGFFWLNNASDDIGTKPRANAERIKNFQVDGNESDTRSIWGKHYQVMKRANDVIRNVPAISMTESIKNRILGEAYFNHAVMHLELAYRYGDDRAGIPIQDRSNPENIYVSRAKNVAENYAYIAEDLKKAADLLPYFSSYSAENYGRAHKTAALAYLVRTYLYAKDWANAEKYADMVISSGKHSLLTNYEDVFKTANNWSSEYIWSVTSSAKDTRVGCIFPGVCLEDKGWGLYNGWGNFYPTKELYDAFQTGDKRREVTILKTGDKFMFFGQERTFNVGAFTVSSSNRTGYQFRKYMEPYSYANPIGSTINPNGDKPSTSLNVPLLRYADVLLMKAEAKLMQGKNADTEINQIRTRAGLAAISGATITDLKRERRCEFGGEWTDRHFDLVRWGDAQTVYAQPLHHADGRVIYPARTFNPQVMNVWPIPPTEIQNSKGSLTQNQGW from the coding sequence ATGAAAAAAATAAACAGACTCTTTCTGCTCGCCCTTTGCGGTCTGACGTTTGGCTGTAATAACCAACTGGATCTTGAACCACAGGGAGCCCCGACCACAGGCAATTTCTGGAAAACGGAAAGCGATGCCGTCGCTGGCGTCAACAGCATTTACGAACTCTACAGCGACGACGACATGTATGGCCGGGGTTTCTTCTGGCTCAATAATGCCAGCGATGACATCGGTACCAAACCCCGCGCCAACGCCGAACGGATCAAAAACTTTCAGGTCGATGGCAACGAGTCCGATACGCGGTCGATCTGGGGAAAACACTACCAGGTGATGAAACGAGCCAACGACGTGATCCGTAACGTTCCGGCCATTTCGATGACCGAGTCGATCAAAAACCGCATTCTGGGTGAGGCTTATTTCAACCATGCCGTGATGCACCTGGAACTGGCCTATCGCTACGGCGACGACCGGGCCGGTATTCCGATTCAGGACCGCTCAAACCCCGAAAACATTTACGTATCTCGGGCCAAGAACGTAGCCGAGAACTACGCGTATATCGCCGAAGACCTTAAGAAAGCGGCTGATCTGTTGCCTTACTTCTCTAGCTATTCGGCAGAAAACTACGGTCGGGCGCACAAAACGGCGGCCTTGGCGTATCTGGTCCGTACGTATCTGTACGCAAAAGACTGGGCCAACGCTGAAAAATACGCCGATATGGTGATCAGCAGCGGCAAGCATAGCCTGCTGACTAACTACGAAGACGTTTTCAAAACGGCCAACAACTGGTCGTCGGAGTACATCTGGTCGGTTACGTCGAGCGCAAAAGATACGCGGGTTGGCTGTATCTTTCCAGGCGTTTGTCTGGAAGATAAAGGCTGGGGCCTCTACAATGGATGGGGCAATTTCTATCCGACGAAAGAGCTGTACGATGCGTTCCAGACCGGCGACAAGCGCCGAGAAGTAACGATCCTCAAAACGGGTGATAAGTTTATGTTCTTTGGGCAGGAGCGTACGTTCAACGTTGGTGCTTTCACGGTCAGCTCCAGCAATCGGACCGGCTATCAGTTCCGCAAATACATGGAGCCGTACAGCTACGCGAACCCCATCGGTTCGACTATCAACCCGAACGGCGACAAACCATCGACCTCGCTGAACGTACCACTGCTGCGCTACGCAGACGTTCTGCTGATGAAAGCCGAAGCCAAACTGATGCAGGGCAAAAACGCGGATACCGAGATCAACCAGATTCGCACGCGTGCTGGTCTAGCCGCCATCAGCGGAGCGACGATAACGGACCTGAAACGGGAGCGTCGTTGTGAGTTCGGTGGCGAGTGGACCGACCGCCATTTCGATCTGGTTCGCTGGGGGGATGCGCAGACCGTGTACGCCCAACCGCTGCACCATGCCGATGGCCGGGTGATCTACCCCGCCCGCACGTTTAACCCCCAGGTAATGAACGTCTGGCCGATTCCGCCAACAGAAATTCAAAACAGCAAAGGTTCACTAACCCAGAACCAGGGTTGGTAA
- a CDS encoding SGNH/GDSL hydrolase family protein, whose translation MTPYGRFVLRQDQGLEMISSAMHVGFSFEGKSCQIVASIPSANGHNYLQYELDGVYQKRIKVVGNSTIPISLTAPTAGKHTVWLYKATEAHTGPIFIQKIVGNQLVALQQRNGPLIEFIGNSITCGAAADPSEVACGSGQYHDQHNAYLAYGPRVARALGANFVLSSVSGIGVYRNWNSDGPTMPDVYEKVDFQAANPQRWNFAAFTPQVVSIALGTNDFSKGDGKKERLPFDSARYVNSYVKFVQLVKAKYPKAQIALLSSPMINGKNRETLQNCLLAVKNSIDAMTPADKPLALHFFQPMQARGCAGHPNVDDHAILAQELEPFFKKLIR comes from the coding sequence TTGACACCCTACGGAAGGTTTGTTTTAAGGCAGGATCAGGGGCTGGAAATGATTAGCTCGGCTATGCACGTTGGCTTTAGTTTCGAGGGTAAGAGCTGCCAGATAGTTGCCTCTATTCCATCGGCAAACGGCCATAATTACTTACAATACGAGCTGGACGGCGTGTATCAAAAGCGTATAAAAGTAGTTGGCAATTCAACAATACCGATTAGCCTGACAGCGCCCACGGCAGGAAAACATACTGTGTGGCTCTATAAAGCTACCGAAGCCCATACGGGGCCAATATTTATTCAGAAGATTGTGGGGAACCAGCTCGTTGCGTTGCAGCAGCGCAACGGACCCCTTATCGAATTTATTGGCAATAGCATCACCTGTGGGGCAGCTGCTGACCCTTCGGAAGTAGCCTGTGGAAGTGGACAATACCATGATCAGCACAACGCTTACCTGGCTTATGGCCCCCGTGTGGCCCGTGCGTTAGGTGCTAATTTTGTCCTGAGCAGCGTCAGCGGTATTGGTGTTTACCGAAATTGGAACAGTGACGGCCCGACTATGCCGGATGTGTACGAGAAAGTCGATTTTCAGGCGGCAAATCCACAACGTTGGAACTTTGCTGCCTTTACGCCCCAGGTTGTGAGTATTGCCTTGGGGACCAACGATTTTAGCAAAGGAGATGGCAAGAAGGAAAGACTACCCTTTGATAGCGCTCGCTATGTAAACAGTTACGTTAAATTTGTTCAGCTGGTCAAAGCTAAGTATCCCAAGGCTCAAATTGCGTTGCTGAGTAGTCCGATGATTAACGGGAAAAATAGAGAGACATTGCAAAACTGCCTGCTGGCCGTAAAGAATAGCATTGACGCTATGACGCCCGCTGACAAACCCTTAGCGCTTCATTTCTTCCAACCCATGCAGGCCCGTGGTTGTGCCGGACACCCTAATGTAGACGATCACGCCATTCTAGCCCAGGAGTTGGAGCCCTTTTTCAAAAAACTTATTCGTTAA
- a CDS encoding tyrosine-protein phosphatase — MYFYLSEILFFSDYTATKDHWKGNRKEVIEALKRQGMDEKTIKSMLGANPAYLQNTVETIDKPYGSMDKFLTQEMELTPQKIMTLRSTFLQ; from the coding sequence TTGTATTTTTACTTAAGCGAAATACTTTTTTTTAGCGATTATACGGCTACAAAAGATCACTGGAAAGGAAATCGGAAGGAGGTAATCGAAGCCTTGAAAAGACAGGGTATGGATGAGAAAACCATCAAAAGTATGCTAGGTGCCAATCCGGCCTATCTGCAAAATACCGTTGAAACCATTGACAAGCCGTATGGTTCGATGGACAAGTTTCTCACGCAGGAGATGGAGTTGACACCGCAGAAAATAATGACGCTACGGTCTACATTTCTTCAATAA
- a CDS encoding FecR family protein produces the protein MADSNDKELLRRYLADQCSASEREQLEAWLTTPDGLALMQELIDEESLPAPTDLPAETTSERALQSRVWGRLQDAIDAEQRQSARIIPFRRYWSYAVAAALAGLGLFWFWPATRTPTEPVAFRQVVTPAGQKARVELPDGTEVWLNAQSRLRYASTFGHTAQRVVELEGEAFFDVAHDKQHPFIVRSGTLATRVLGTQFNVRAYADDPDVEVAVVSGNVRVMDDQRDSVNLLPNQKSHYDRHTHTLDQQTITDATDYRAWTNDRLILDNVTIAEAVRLLNRRFAVQIQVPQEKLRHCQITTRFEKPSLPDVLTVLCSYLNATYQQRGFRITITGKGC, from the coding sequence TTGGCCGATTCAAACGATAAAGAATTACTCCGGCGATACCTGGCCGATCAGTGCTCCGCTTCCGAACGGGAACAGCTCGAAGCTTGGCTAACCACGCCCGATGGGTTGGCGCTGATGCAGGAACTGATCGACGAAGAGTCACTCCCTGCCCCTACCGATCTACCAGCGGAAACAACATCGGAACGAGCGTTACAAAGCCGGGTTTGGGGCCGCTTGCAGGACGCTATCGATGCTGAACAGCGTCAATCGGCTCGAATCATCCCGTTCCGCCGGTACTGGTCTTACGCCGTTGCGGCTGCCTTAGCAGGGCTTGGTTTGTTCTGGTTCTGGCCAGCCACCCGCACTCCGACAGAGCCGGTCGCTTTTCGTCAGGTCGTTACGCCCGCCGGGCAGAAAGCGCGGGTCGAGCTACCCGACGGCACGGAAGTCTGGCTCAACGCGCAGAGTCGTTTGCGCTACGCCAGTACGTTTGGTCATACCGCTCAGCGTGTGGTCGAGCTGGAAGGCGAGGCTTTTTTCGACGTAGCCCACGACAAACAGCACCCGTTTATTGTCCGTAGCGGTACCCTGGCCACTCGTGTGCTGGGTACCCAGTTCAACGTGCGGGCCTATGCCGATGATCCCGATGTAGAGGTCGCCGTGGTGAGCGGAAACGTTCGGGTGATGGACGACCAGCGCGATTCGGTCAATCTGCTGCCCAACCAAAAAAGCCATTACGACCGTCATACCCATACACTTGACCAACAAACGATTACCGATGCAACCGATTACCGGGCCTGGACAAACGACCGACTCATTCTCGACAATGTAACGATTGCCGAAGCCGTCCGCCTACTGAATCGCCGGTTTGCCGTTCAGATTCAGGTTCCTCAGGAAAAACTAAGACACTGCCAGATTACTACCCGTTTTGAAAAGCCGTCACTGCCAGACGTACTAACCGTACTCTGTTCCTACCTCAACGCTACGTATCAGCAGCGAGGGTTCCGCATTACCATTACCGGAAAAGGTTGCTAG
- a CDS encoding CYTH domain-containing protein, producing MGVEIERKYLVKGDDWKKQGTGQLYQQGYLSTHPDRTVRVRTVGNEGYLTIKGITAGASRSEYEYGIPYADAQSMLDQLCQRPLIQKVRYRITYEGLVWEVDEFQGENQGLVVAEVELTDEHQTIALPDWVGKEVTAEEKYYNANLIKHPYSQWD from the coding sequence ATGGGTGTTGAAATCGAACGAAAGTATCTGGTCAAAGGAGACGACTGGAAAAAGCAGGGAACGGGTCAGCTGTATCAACAAGGTTATCTGAGTACGCATCCAGATCGGACTGTGCGCGTTCGTACAGTAGGGAATGAAGGCTATCTGACGATTAAAGGGATAACAGCGGGTGCGAGTCGGTCAGAATACGAATACGGTATTCCTTATGCCGACGCCCAATCGATGCTTGATCAACTGTGTCAACGTCCTCTTATTCAGAAGGTCCGCTACCGGATCACTTATGAAGGACTCGTTTGGGAAGTCGATGAGTTTCAAGGAGAAAATCAGGGTCTGGTGGTTGCCGAGGTCGAACTAACGGACGAACATCAGACAATAGCCCTGCCAGACTGGGTTGGGAAAGAAGTAACAGCCGAAGAAAAATATTACAACGCTAACTTGATCAAGCATCCCTATTCACAATGGGACTAA